One window of Kiritimatiellia bacterium genomic DNA carries:
- a CDS encoding heavy-metal-associated domain-containing protein: MTKSKFCIGLFPMLAVWATLGAGCARQDIRTLEIKVPQMGSPECARIVEDAFKKVDGIEQVEIDVDQRRIFVRYDGLKMGIVNIEYHLTAAGFDANDKPGRPDARAKLPPECR; this comes from the coding sequence ATGACCAAGAGCAAATTCTGTATAGGGCTTTTTCCCATGCTGGCCGTTTGGGCCACCCTGGGCGCAGGTTGCGCCCGCCAGGACATCCGGACCCTGGAGATCAAGGTCCCCCAGATGGGCTCCCCGGAATGCGCCCGGATCGTCGAGGACGCGTTCAAAAAGGTGGACGGCATCGAGCAGGTGGAGATCGACGTGGACCAGCGGCGCATCTTCGTCCGGTACGACGGGCTCAAGATGGGCATCGTCAACATCGAGTACCACCTGACCGCCGCGGGGTTTGACGCGAATGACAAGCCGGGCCGGCCGGACGCCCGGGCGAAACTGCCGCCCGAATGCCGCTGA
- a CDS encoding tetratricopeptide repeat protein: MIDPDTSASPTGPWISGWEWSPPAAARGERPGPRFHAMNQPGSVGPDSEPPGWSLHLECPEEIGPASSVLYACGFLLRFARDPAAAAAVYVAEPGLLCGRLGPRLAPTLFCAASEIRTAGPMTWLEANGQHVALIQEPAGPGTRFCLAVETQAGHAEAAERARRGLELKFEDLFAAERASRAPFWADRNPRGLDPAIGHVAVEFLFARLRPPQGALPFRWMAQDPAGPPQFSLRHLYPMVLAWSAVDPAVAEDLVKCALSCQQPDGRIPAWVSPESSGENAPAALPLVAQAAEQAWRARREPGFPDFAAPRLRRYLRWACRHYDPAQTGPPCWQSADEALVPDTFDAGLASPDLAAFLLCEIEAYLHLARACVTTAGDEATWQAEIQRLKDALQNTLWDERRGVFTSRYIKGAVIERPTLSALLPIRVPGLRAEQRLAILQALRDPAAFGGPAGAPAWAHWEGDPEPPPVQALYQVLLLEALRRAGAEDERRALARTLSATVADLYGESGRLPDRLDEPDGAPRHATPAAVALAVLLSAPRAEESAAAQPVSPFVALLDRYRSVILSGAVGLLALGLTTVAVLFLSKTAPPEGTLSAWTGLATRYHQEGRYDEAQELYEKILASGRRLPTVELLLANTLLKRGELEEAENRYRRLVAAPDAHPIASLNFAVALYLRGHTNEAFLAFQAFAEKYDERHPQLVSRARAAMQLLAPGSDPASATGLPAGPGE, translated from the coding sequence GTGATCGATCCGGACACCAGCGCCTCGCCGACCGGCCCGTGGATCAGCGGCTGGGAATGGAGCCCGCCCGCGGCCGCCCGCGGAGAGCGGCCCGGCCCCCGCTTCCACGCCATGAACCAACCGGGTTCCGTCGGACCGGATTCGGAGCCTCCGGGTTGGAGCCTGCACCTGGAATGCCCGGAGGAAATCGGGCCTGCCTCGTCGGTGCTGTACGCCTGCGGATTCCTTCTTCGCTTCGCCAGGGATCCGGCGGCCGCGGCGGCGGTCTACGTGGCCGAACCGGGCCTGCTGTGCGGGCGCCTGGGGCCGCGCCTCGCCCCCACCCTGTTCTGCGCCGCGTCGGAAATCCGCACCGCCGGCCCGATGACCTGGCTCGAGGCGAACGGGCAGCACGTGGCGCTCATCCAGGAACCGGCCGGCCCTGGCACGCGCTTCTGCCTGGCGGTGGAAACGCAGGCCGGACACGCGGAGGCCGCGGAGCGCGCCCGGCGCGGGCTCGAGTTGAAATTCGAGGACCTGTTCGCCGCGGAGCGCGCGAGCCGCGCGCCGTTCTGGGCCGACCGGAATCCCCGCGGGCTCGATCCCGCGATCGGCCATGTCGCGGTCGAGTTTCTCTTCGCCCGGCTGCGCCCGCCGCAGGGCGCGCTGCCGTTCCGATGGATGGCGCAGGATCCCGCCGGCCCGCCGCAGTTCAGCCTCCGCCACCTGTACCCGATGGTCCTCGCCTGGTCCGCGGTGGACCCCGCGGTGGCGGAGGACCTGGTGAAATGCGCGTTGTCCTGCCAGCAGCCGGACGGCCGGATCCCGGCGTGGGTCTCGCCCGAATCCTCCGGCGAGAACGCGCCGGCGGCGCTGCCGCTGGTCGCGCAGGCGGCGGAGCAGGCCTGGCGTGCGCGCCGCGAACCGGGTTTCCCGGATTTCGCCGCGCCCCGCCTCCGCCGCTATCTGCGCTGGGCCTGCCGGCACTACGATCCCGCGCAGACCGGCCCGCCGTGCTGGCAGTCGGCGGACGAGGCCCTGGTCCCGGACACGTTCGACGCGGGGCTGGCCTCGCCGGACCTCGCCGCCTTTCTCCTCTGCGAGATCGAGGCCTATCTCCATCTCGCCCGCGCCTGCGTCACCACGGCGGGGGACGAGGCCACCTGGCAGGCGGAAATCCAGCGCTTGAAAGACGCCCTGCAAAACACGCTGTGGGACGAGCGTCGGGGCGTCTTCACCAGCCGGTATATCAAGGGGGCCGTCATCGAGCGCCCGACGCTGTCCGCCCTGCTGCCGATCCGGGTCCCCGGCCTGCGCGCCGAGCAGCGGCTAGCCATTCTCCAGGCGCTCCGGGATCCGGCCGCGTTCGGCGGGCCGGCCGGCGCACCGGCCTGGGCGCACTGGGAAGGCGACCCCGAGCCGCCGCCGGTCCAGGCCTTGTACCAGGTCCTGCTGCTCGAGGCCCTGCGGCGCGCGGGCGCCGAGGACGAGCGGCGGGCTCTGGCGCGGACGCTGTCCGCGACGGTGGCCGACCTGTACGGCGAGTCCGGCCGCTTGCCGGACCGGCTGGATGAGCCGGACGGGGCTCCGCGGCACGCCACCCCGGCCGCCGTGGCGCTGGCCGTCCTGTTGAGCGCGCCCCGGGCGGAGGAGTCCGCCGCCGCCCAGCCCGTGTCCCCGTTCGTCGCCCTGCTCGATCGTTACCGTTCCGTGATCCTCTCGGGCGCGGTCGGCCTGCTGGCGCTGGGCCTCACGACCGTCGCCGTGCTCTTCCTCTCGAAGACCGCGCCGCCCGAGGGCACGCTATCGGCCTGGACGGGCCTGGCGACGCGCTATCACCAGGAAGGCCGGTACGACGAGGCGCAGGAGCTGTACGAAAAGATTCTCGCCAGCGGTCGCCGTCTGCCCACCGTGGAACTGCTGCTGGCCAACACCCTGCTCAAGCGCGGCGAACTGGAAGAGGCCGAGAACCGCTACCGGCGGCTGGTCGCCGCGCCCGACGCGCACCCGATCGCCTCCCTGAACTTCGCGGTCGCCCTCTACCTGCGCGGGCACACCAACGAGGCCTTCCTCGCCTTCCAGGCGTTCGCGGAAAAGTACGACGAGCGGCACCCGCAACTGGTATCCCGGGCGAGGGCCGCCATGCAACTCCTCGCCCCGGGCTCCGACCCCGCGTCGGCGACCGGCCTGCCGGCCGGCCCCGGGGAGTAA
- a CDS encoding SH3 domain-containing protein, with protein sequence MKRLLCMVIAGVLASGAARAETVRVVGQRVNLRARADLKAEVVGQVADGELLEARSTREDWVEIAPPESVDLWVHKDFVQGGKVAATELKVRAGPGINYTVVANLPRGAAVTVRGEFTDWLKIAPPPAASLWVSRGYVEPAGAPRPAPPPAVPPSAASVEEPAAPSSIPPPPPVVPSASRPRPPPAAGTVVSQRVVRVQTGREPVVRPPPAGLDLIPFEGQGRAVQQDGVLKRARQLLRGPARFRLVAVGDGLATLCYVQGNDDQLRSFEGRRLLIRGREYWARGVQYPVVVPDQIIPKAGP encoded by the coding sequence ATGAAGCGCCTTTTGTGCATGGTGATCGCGGGAGTCCTGGCGTCGGGCGCGGCGCGCGCCGAGACCGTCCGCGTGGTCGGGCAGCGGGTCAACCTGCGCGCCCGCGCCGACCTCAAGGCCGAGGTCGTCGGGCAGGTGGCCGACGGCGAACTGCTGGAGGCGCGCTCGACCCGCGAGGACTGGGTGGAGATCGCGCCTCCGGAGTCGGTGGACCTGTGGGTGCACAAGGATTTCGTCCAGGGCGGCAAGGTGGCGGCCACGGAACTGAAGGTACGCGCCGGCCCCGGCATCAACTACACGGTCGTCGCCAATCTTCCGCGCGGCGCCGCGGTCACCGTCCGGGGCGAATTCACGGACTGGCTGAAGATCGCGCCGCCGCCCGCGGCCTCGCTGTGGGTCAGCCGCGGTTACGTCGAGCCCGCGGGCGCGCCGAGGCCGGCGCCCCCGCCGGCGGTTCCACCCTCCGCGGCGTCGGTCGAAGAACCGGCCGCGCCGAGTTCCATTCCGCCGCCCCCGCCCGTGGTGCCGTCCGCCTCCCGCCCGCGGCCGCCGCCCGCGGCGGGGACCGTGGTGAGCCAGCGCGTCGTGCGCGTGCAGACGGGCCGCGAGCCGGTGGTGCGTCCGCCGCCCGCGGGGCTTGATCTGATCCCGTTCGAGGGGCAGGGCCGCGCGGTGCAGCAGGACGGCGTTCTCAAGCGCGCGCGCCAGTTGCTGCGCGGGCCCGCGCGCTTCCGGCTCGTGGCCGTCGGCGATGGCCTGGCGACGCTGTGCTACGTGCAAGGGAACGACGACCAGTTGCGGAGTTTCGAAGGGCGCCGGCTGTTGATTCGCGGCCGCGAATACTGGGCGCGCGGGGTCCAGTACCCGGTGGTCGTGCCGGACCAGATCATTCCGAAGGCGGGGCCCTGA
- the tadA gene encoding tRNA adenosine(34) deaminase TadA, translated as MRAALRQARRAADLEEVPVGAVIARDGQLIAQAHNQVELLKDPTAHAEILAITQAAAALQDWRLAGTVLYVTKEPCPMCAGAIVLARIPRVVWGVADPARGGAVSLFQIFQNPRLNHRVEYEGGVLEEECRALLQDFFRKHREAARAAGPPAEGAGAAGADSTPRRPTTP; from the coding sequence ATGCGCGCGGCGCTTCGGCAGGCGCGCCGGGCCGCCGACCTCGAGGAGGTGCCCGTGGGCGCCGTGATCGCGCGCGACGGGCAGTTGATCGCCCAGGCGCACAACCAGGTCGAGTTGCTCAAGGATCCGACCGCCCACGCGGAGATCCTCGCGATCACGCAGGCGGCCGCCGCGCTGCAGGACTGGCGGCTCGCCGGCACGGTCCTCTACGTGACCAAGGAGCCCTGCCCCATGTGCGCGGGGGCGATCGTCCTGGCGCGCATCCCGCGGGTCGTGTGGGGCGTGGCCGACCCCGCCCGGGGCGGCGCGGTCTCGCTCTTCCAGATATTCCAGAACCCCCGGCTGAATCACCGCGTGGAGTACGAAGGCGGGGTGCTCGAGGAGGAGTGCCGCGCCCTGCTGCAGGATTTTTTCAGGAAGCACCGGGAAGCGGCCCGAGCTGCCGGACCACCGGCGGAGGGAGCCGGCGCAGCGGGGGCGGATTCAACTCCGCGCCGCCCAACCACCCCGTGA